A section of the Halopiger aswanensis genome encodes:
- a CDS encoding anaerobic glycerol-3-phosphate dehydrogenase subunit C has protein sequence MSDAQRPTDDHVPGADEEEFEPIQVFPEAEDMDLRPGADNCYKCSTCDTECPVAEVDDEFPGPKFQGPEQWRLKRQEDHDIDESVMKCSNCMRCDGACPSEVPLSQMHNTARAEYVEQNMSKFSREYWRNRMLANYRRLAPLAAMFPRTANFVTGLSVTKWLGEKVMGITSEREFPEFATETFREWWAKRGGAKVENPDKRVAYFHGCYANYNTPEVAKALVRVYEQFGYEIMVPDQHCSGTPMFANGMLEDARHAAETNVPELAAAIDEGADIVASCSSCSMSLRQEYPELFDFEDTERVAENTWDAVEYLRVHEDLEAALEGTEVEGFDDFAYHAPCHARNQGLDGQTVELLSLIEGIEAHDVGDSCSGISGTYGWKEENYETSMKIGEEMFEHMDAADAEQGLTECPTCSMQMEHGTGYEITHTLEVLEAALVGDGTTTAQS, from the coding sequence ATGAGCGACGCACAACGACCGACCGACGATCACGTACCGGGCGCGGACGAGGAGGAGTTCGAACCGATTCAGGTCTTCCCCGAGGCGGAGGACATGGACCTCCGGCCGGGCGCCGACAACTGCTACAAGTGCTCGACCTGCGACACCGAGTGTCCCGTCGCCGAGGTCGACGACGAGTTCCCCGGACCGAAGTTCCAGGGGCCCGAGCAGTGGCGGCTCAAGCGCCAGGAGGACCACGACATCGACGAGTCGGTGATGAAATGTTCGAACTGCATGCGCTGTGACGGCGCCTGCCCCTCCGAAGTCCCGCTCTCGCAGATGCACAACACCGCGCGGGCGGAGTACGTCGAACAGAACATGAGCAAGTTCTCCCGCGAGTACTGGCGCAACCGCATGCTCGCGAACTACCGCCGCCTCGCGCCGCTGGCCGCGATGTTCCCCCGAACGGCCAACTTCGTGACGGGGCTGTCGGTCACGAAGTGGCTCGGCGAGAAGGTCATGGGCATCACGAGCGAGCGGGAGTTCCCCGAGTTCGCCACCGAAACGTTCCGCGAGTGGTGGGCCAAACGCGGCGGCGCGAAGGTCGAGAACCCCGACAAGCGCGTCGCCTACTTCCACGGCTGCTACGCCAACTACAACACGCCCGAGGTCGCGAAGGCGTTGGTGCGCGTCTACGAGCAGTTCGGCTACGAGATCATGGTCCCCGACCAGCACTGCTCGGGCACGCCGATGTTCGCAAACGGCATGCTCGAGGACGCCCGCCACGCGGCCGAGACGAACGTCCCCGAACTCGCCGCGGCGATCGACGAGGGCGCCGACATCGTCGCCTCCTGCAGTTCGTGTTCGATGTCGCTGCGCCAGGAGTACCCCGAACTGTTCGACTTCGAGGACACCGAGCGCGTCGCCGAGAACACCTGGGACGCGGTGGAGTACCTGCGCGTCCACGAGGACTTGGAGGCCGCGCTCGAGGGGACCGAAGTCGAGGGGTTCGACGACTTCGCTTACCACGCGCCGTGTCACGCCCGGAATCAGGGACTGGACGGGCAGACCGTCGAGTTACTGTCGCTCATTGAGGGCATCGAGGCCCACGACGTCGGCGACTCCTGCTCGGGCATCTCCGGCACCTACGGCTGGAAGGAGGAGAACTACGAAACATCCATGAAAATCGGGGAAGAGATGTTCGAACACATGGACGCCGCCGACGCCGAGCAGGGACTGACGGAGTGTCCGACCTGCTCGATGCAGATGGAACACGGCACCGGCTACGAGATCACTCACACGCTCGAGGTCCTCGAGGCGGCACTTGTCGGGGACGGGACGACCACGGCACAGTCGTAA
- a CDS encoding Cdc6/Cdc18 family protein: MNLRERIARRRSAYRTRGLVVDRDHLSPTVHRPEPVGRGPVLEELLDVFEPVFEGTLPDPVAVVGPAGAGTSAVVTALFDALTDSVGSSDRPIGTTTRAGSTEPITRFVYVDARRTESAFAFYRTLLAEISAEPVPESGVGTDDLRDRVRERLERRDRRAVVAIDHHDEPETLAYDRAMELLEPVDESVATVAVGQSAPEDWSGRVVRVPAYRDHELVDVLTDRTSTGLAAGGIDHELVRQVADWADGNAHDALAALFGAAVVASGADADRITDQHIERATDAVPEDGVHVDRTLVLPETRQRVLAHLISIDSRDRPIRDVAEEIAERSSLTAGTVKRFLYELADRGVIERVPLAVTDGGSGRRPSGLEPRFPQLVFRSLSAVANETLSEGDS, translated from the coding sequence ATGAACCTCCGCGAACGCATCGCTCGACGACGCTCGGCCTACCGGACCCGCGGCCTCGTCGTCGACCGCGACCACCTCAGTCCGACCGTGCACCGCCCCGAACCCGTCGGGCGCGGCCCCGTTCTCGAGGAACTGCTTGACGTCTTCGAGCCGGTCTTCGAGGGCACGCTTCCCGACCCCGTCGCGGTGGTCGGCCCCGCCGGCGCGGGAACGTCGGCGGTCGTGACGGCGCTGTTCGATGCGCTGACCGACAGCGTCGGGTCCTCGGATCGACCGATCGGCACGACGACCCGTGCGGGCTCTACGGAACCGATCACGCGGTTCGTCTACGTCGACGCTCGCCGCACCGAGAGCGCCTTCGCCTTCTATCGAACCCTCCTCGCGGAGATTTCGGCCGAGCCGGTTCCGGAGAGCGGCGTCGGCACCGACGACCTGCGCGACAGAGTTCGCGAACGGCTCGAGCGCCGCGACCGGCGGGCAGTCGTCGCTATCGACCACCACGACGAACCCGAGACGCTCGCCTACGACCGGGCGATGGAACTGCTCGAGCCGGTCGATGAGAGCGTGGCGACCGTCGCCGTCGGCCAGTCCGCACCCGAGGACTGGTCCGGGCGAGTCGTCCGCGTGCCGGCCTATCGCGACCACGAACTCGTCGACGTGCTCACCGACCGCACCTCGACGGGGCTGGCCGCGGGCGGGATCGACCACGAACTCGTCCGGCAGGTCGCCGACTGGGCCGACGGAAACGCCCACGATGCGCTGGCGGCGCTGTTCGGCGCCGCAGTGGTTGCGAGCGGGGCCGACGCCGATCGGATCACTGACCAGCACATCGAGCGAGCGACCGATGCCGTCCCCGAAGACGGCGTTCACGTCGATCGCACGCTCGTGCTCCCGGAAACGCGACAGCGCGTGCTCGCGCACCTGATCTCGATCGACAGCCGCGACCGACCGATCCGCGACGTCGCGGAGGAGATCGCCGAGCGGTCATCGCTGACAGCCGGGACGGTCAAGCGGTTCCTGTACGAACTGGCGGATCGGGGCGTGATCGAACGCGTCCCGCTCGCGGTAACCGACGGCGGGAGCGGCCGCCGACCGAGCGGACTCGAGCCACGATTCCCCCAACTCGTCTTTCGGTCGCTGAGTGCCGTCGCAAACGAGACGCTTTCGGAGGGCGATTCGTGA
- the glpB gene encoding glycerol-3-phosphate dehydrogenase subunit GlpB has protein sequence MAIEDDVLVIGGGIAGSMAALVAADRGARVRLVTHKESTLRNASGLIDVLGYTPDGDGPLAEPFDALEDLPEEHPYQRVGSDAVREALSVFDDVTGDAYAGGHTDANALVPTHGGTVKPTARYPASTAAGLASDDRDALLVGFETLPDFDAPLAAQHLEAAGVPFEARGATVPFPGIIRDDAKVTRYAHLLDHDETVETGAGETGAREALAATVEHLLEDEPRVGFPAILGDEHAAEVRADLSERLGVDVFEVPMGPPSLPGLRLEDLLYDALEDRGVRVTSGVPVVDYETAGAGAGSTSSTSDDDGDRIDHVIVDRNGTEIPHRADQYVLATGGLVGKGVRSERERVFEPIFDCHVPHADDRYDWFVDDAFGEQPYARFGLASDRELRPLDADDEPEFENLRAAGAVLGGYDYAAEKSGAGVSLATGYVAGQRAAEEVEQA, from the coding sequence ATGGCGATCGAAGACGACGTGCTCGTGATCGGCGGCGGCATCGCCGGCTCGATGGCCGCGCTGGTCGCCGCGGACCGCGGGGCGCGGGTTCGGCTGGTGACGCACAAGGAGAGCACGCTCCGCAACGCGAGCGGGTTGATCGACGTGTTGGGATACACCCCCGACGGCGACGGCCCGCTCGCGGAGCCGTTCGACGCCCTCGAGGACCTCCCAGAGGAACACCCCTACCAACGGGTCGGCTCCGACGCGGTCCGCGAGGCGCTTTCGGTGTTCGACGACGTGACGGGCGACGCGTACGCGGGCGGCCACACCGACGCGAACGCCCTCGTCCCGACCCACGGCGGCACCGTCAAGCCCACCGCGCGCTACCCCGCGTCGACGGCCGCCGGGCTGGCCAGCGACGACCGGGACGCGCTGCTGGTCGGCTTCGAGACGCTGCCGGACTTCGACGCCCCGCTGGCCGCACAGCACCTCGAGGCCGCCGGCGTCCCCTTCGAGGCCCGCGGCGCGACGGTGCCGTTCCCCGGCATCATTCGAGACGACGCGAAGGTGACGCGGTACGCCCACCTGCTCGACCACGACGAGACCGTCGAGACGGGTGCCGGCGAAACCGGCGCGCGGGAGGCGCTGGCCGCGACCGTCGAGCACCTTCTCGAGGACGAGCCCCGTGTGGGCTTCCCCGCGATATTGGGCGACGAGCACGCCGCCGAAGTGCGGGCCGATCTCTCCGAACGGCTCGGCGTCGACGTCTTCGAGGTCCCGATGGGGCCGCCGAGCCTGCCCGGACTGCGCCTCGAGGACTTGCTGTACGACGCGCTCGAGGACCGGGGCGTCCGCGTGACGTCGGGCGTTCCGGTGGTCGACTACGAGACGGCCGGGGCGGGAGCGGGTTCGACCTCGAGTACGAGCGACGACGACGGCGACCGCATCGACCACGTCATCGTCGACCGCAACGGCACCGAGATTCCCCACCGCGCGGACCAGTACGTCCTCGCAACCGGAGGACTGGTCGGCAAGGGCGTCCGCTCGGAGCGCGAGCGGGTGTTCGAGCCGATCTTCGACTGCCACGTTCCCCACGCCGACGACCGCTACGACTGGTTCGTCGACGACGCCTTCGGCGAACAGCCCTACGCCCGGTTCGGCCTCGCGTCGGATCGGGAGCTTCGGCCACTCGACGCCGACGACGAGCCCGAATTCGAAAACCTGCGGGCCGCCGGCGCCGTGCTGGGCGGCTACGACTACGCGGCCGAGAAGTCCGGCGCCGGCGTCTCCCTCGCGACGGGCTACGTCGCGGGACAGCGAGCGGCCGAGGAGGTGGAGCAGGCGTGA